The Synergistaceae bacterium genome contains a region encoding:
- a CDS encoding prepilin-type N-terminal cleavage/methylation domain-containing protein: protein MVKVRKGFTLVELLIVIVIIGILAAAMLLSSGAATASAEASTIISDLRNMKAASLMLYADSMDIFENSTTYTLTVTYLTPYVDNPAKYTISGSPYGLSVDSTRRWWVYYNLSNKSSEVKSKLQGRAQTTGLLKSTNLTDSYTTASNTVWMVAR from the coding sequence ATGGTAAAAGTGCGTAAAGGTTTTACACTGGTTGAGTTGTTGATCGTTATCGTTATTATCGGTATTCTTGCGGCGGCAATGCTTCTTTCCAGCGGCGCGGCGACGGCTTCGGCCGAGGCCTCCACGATTATCAGCGACCTGCGCAACATGAAGGCGGCGTCCCTGATGCTCTACGCGGACAGCATGGATATTTTCGAGAACAGCACCACCTACACCCTGACGGTCACCTATCTGACGCCCTACGTGGACAACCCGGCGAAGTACACAATTTCGGGCAGTCCTTACGGCCTCTCGGTGGATTCCACCCGCAGATGGTGGGTGTACTACAACCTGTCCAACAAGAGCAGCGAAGTCAAGTCCAAGCTGCAGGGCAGAGCTCAGACCACAGGACTGCTGAAGAGCACGAACCTGACGGACAGCTACACGACCGCCAGCAACACCGTGTGGATGGTCGCCCGGTAA
- a CDS encoding glycosyltransferase family 2 protein, whose translation MSILRRVLVIPCYNEELTIAKVVTDFKKELPADCRIVVMNNRSTDNSAELASAAGAEVFFVARQGKGAVVREIFRSIDADVYIMVDGDDTYPAEDVHKLLAPVEAGNSDMAVGDRISGGAYGQVNDRRFHGFGNILVKKLVNFCFKSDLRDIMTGYRVFSRSFVENVPILSDGFEVETEMTIRALDRKLSIVEIPIAYRNRPEGSFSKLNTLRDGMRVLKTIFFILKDYRPLLFFGALSLLFLLAGCASGVPVLLEFMRTRFITRVPLALLATGLVLVSAVTLNCALILDTFVAHERQRNELERVCRKNKR comes from the coding sequence GTGAGTATCCTGAGGAGAGTGCTGGTCATTCCCTGTTATAACGAAGAGCTTACCATCGCGAAGGTGGTGACGGACTTCAAAAAAGAATTGCCCGCCGATTGCAGAATTGTCGTCATGAACAACCGGTCCACCGATAACAGCGCGGAACTGGCCTCCGCGGCCGGGGCGGAGGTTTTTTTTGTGGCGCGTCAGGGCAAGGGGGCCGTGGTTCGCGAAATTTTCCGCTCCATCGACGCCGACGTTTATATCATGGTGGACGGAGACGACACCTACCCCGCCGAAGACGTTCATAAACTTCTGGCGCCCGTCGAGGCGGGAAACTCGGATATGGCCGTGGGGGACCGCATCTCCGGCGGAGCGTACGGCCAGGTGAACGACCGGCGCTTTCACGGTTTTGGAAATATACTGGTCAAAAAATTAGTAAACTTTTGTTTTAAAAGTGATTTGCGTGATATTATGACGGGGTACAGAGTTTTCAGCCGCTCTTTTGTGGAGAATGTTCCCATTTTATCGGATGGCTTCGAGGTGGAAACGGAGATGACGATTCGAGCTCTGGATCGTAAACTTTCTATTGTGGAAATTCCCATCGCTTACAGAAATCGTCCGGAGGGGAGTTTTTCCAAGCTGAACACCCTGCGTGACGGGATGCGGGTGTTGAAAACCATTTTTTTCATTTTGAAGGATTATCGGCCTCTGCTGTTTTTCGGAGCGCTGTCCCTCTTGTTTCTCCTGGCGGGGTGCGCCTCCGGGGTTCCGGTTTTGCTGGAATTCATGCGGACGCGTTTCATCACCCGCGTTCCTCTGGCGCTGCTGGCGACGGGGCTTGTTTTGGTTTCGGCGGTTACGCTGAACTGCGCGCTGATCCTGGATACCTTTGTGGCGCACGAGCGTCAGCGGAACGAACTCGAACGGGTTTGCCGGAAAAATAAAAGATAG